TTTTTCTAGCTGGTTGGTGGCTCAGCTAGCGAATCTGGTGAGTGCTCCTCCAGATATTTAAAATACTGACTAGAATGACATTTTTGTACTGCACTAATTCAATGGTAAATACGTTTTTACACTGGTGCCTTCTTTAACAATTCCTTTCCCTGTGTCTTAGACACCATCCCTGGCAGACAGTGCATGGCTTCTTGTTTCTTTCTGCTCAGGCAGTTTGAGGATGTGCTCGTCTACCTCAACTCTGTCAAGGTAAGCACAGCATAATACCCTGACAGATATTTGTGTCCACATAGAATATTGATGTTCTATAATTATCATTCTTCAATGGATTCTAAATACTCTGAACTCTCATTGCTCACAGAGTTACTTCTACAACTATGATGCCTTCAACTTCAACTATGCACAGGCCAAAGCTGCTGTTGGCAACTACAGGGAGGCAGAGGAGGTAAAACCTTGACATGTCCTTTTGGGattatttgatgtcattttattaACGTTTTCACTGATACGAATCTATGTCTTTTATTGTATGTTAAAAGTGTGTGCTTTCTCTTTGTCTCCCAGATCTTCCTGTTGATTCAGAATGACAAGAACAAGAGTGACTATGTGTACCTGAGCTGGCTGACACGCTGCTGTATGTTCTCCTTCTCATTAAACGATGTAAACATTTGCTGGTATAACACTGTGTGGTTGTTCTATTGTTGTCAATGAACACTGTTGTCCTATTTTAGACATCAAGAACCAGAAGGCCCGTCTGGCCTGGGAGCTCTATATGAAGATGTAGACCTCAGCAGAGTCCTTCAGCCTCCTGCCGCTCATTGCCAACGATTGCTACAAGGTGACTCTCCTTTATTAATTCCAAAATCACTCAACTTCCTAAACGTTTAATTTCCCCATCACGACAGAAGTTATTTCATTCTGAGAGCGCTtgcaccagtggtggaaaaagtacccaattgtcatacttgagtaaaagtaaagataccttaatagaaaatgactccagtaaaagtgaaagtcaccaggtaaaatactacttgagtaaatgtctaaaagtatttggtttgaaatatactcaagtatcaaaagtaaattgaATTGCAAAAAAAATACTTACGTATCAAAATTACAAGTATAAAGAATTTCaaattcctaatattaagcaaagGAGACGGACACTTTTTctagtttttttttaatttacagacactccaacactcagacattgattccgccagatcagaggcagtaggcatgaccagggatgttctcttgataagtatatgaattaaaaatgtaacgagtacttttgggtgtcagagaaaatgtatggagtaaaaagtacataattttctttaggaatgtagtttaGTAAAAGTAGTTtaaaataccccaaaaaacgacttaagtagtaattTTACTTAAGTAATTTACACCACTGATTTGCACCATGTgtaactcttctctctctcatctacagATGGGCCAGTTCTACTACTCAGCAAAGGCATTTGATGTCTTGGAGAGATTGGACCCCAACCCTGAGTACTGGGAGGGCAAAAGGGGAGCCTGTGTGGGTATCTTTCAGCTAATTTTGGCCAGCAGAGAACCCAGGTAGGTACCATGTCTACCATAGCAATCTATTGGATTGATATAGGATCATGAATGTCACCACTTTGTATAGCATTAAAATAATATGTCCTCAGCTCAGTGACCTACACATTTTTTACATGATGGGCTGTATTTTTCATTGCTGAAGTCTACCAATGTGAGTGTTTATGTTACCATAATGTGCTCAATTGTGTGTATTTTACAGGGAGGCTTTGAGGGAAGTGCTGCCCTTGCTGACAAACACTGGGAATCCTCAGGTGGAATACATCATCAGGATTCTGAAGAAATGGGCCAAGGACAACAGGGTTTCTCTGTGATGTTATCATTCCGTACTTAAGAATGCATAGCCTATATGAAGAAAAGGGTCCTTTGGTCAAATGCAAAAATTCACCAAAAGTGCCAGTTTGTTCATTATACATTCATCTCTttcctgtttgttattttgttagtACATTGTATTGGTGTcgtttttttgcacatttattctgTACATATTTGCCTATGTGAATAAATATTTAAATCTTATACCACATCTGTGCTTTTACTATCTCTGGCCTTGACATAACGTTTTAGAGCACATAAAGACCAGTGCTTATCATGCATACAGAAATATAAAACAGGAGAATTTGTTGGTTTCAATGCATATTTTCTAATGAAGGGCAGTCCTATGTTGTTAGTGCGTTCAGTCCAGGTAAAAGTGTTCAAGGAACCTCGTCAAAACATCCCGCGTGCCAGAGTCCGGGAACAATCGATTCTCCATATTCGCGCTAGTATGCAAAGTGGGCGGTTCTTGAGGGGCGTTCTCGCTCTATGATTGGTCAAAGACTGCTCCCTGACTGTTCTGTTTCCGCTTTCTTTTCGTACGCACGCCCAGTTACTACTCTCActgaataatgataataatggtcAAGATGGCTACTTCAGATGCCTCCTTGCGGTAGCTACCGAACAATTTCATGGAAACAACTAAAACTACTATTCCTCGTGATTTAAAGGCCCCGGAGCTAACCTGGGAAGTGCAGAAGATACCACTGTGTGGTTTAAGGCATTTTATTACCTGACATAGTTTaccatctagctagctaacgttagttgtcGAACATTCCACATTTTAGATAGCAAGCTACAGTAACGTTAGTTCAGTGAAGTCTCGTCCTCCCTTGTGTGTTCGTACCGAGGGGGTCTGTGACGGTCAGCATCAAATGGCCGAACCGAGAAAAGTACCGTTTGTCACAATCTCTTCCTTTAACAGCAATGCACCGCCTTCGGATTCAAAGAAACGCCGCCGGGAAGATGAGGCCGAAATCAGTTTGGAGGAAGATGGAGGGGGTGGAAGTGCAGCAACCAGGCCAGGAGGTGGTACTGGTGCTAGTCCATTCGGTATCGTGAAAGCCGGTGACGGGGATTCAGCGGAAACAAAACGTGTAACAGTGCGCTTGAACCTCTCCTTGCCCGAACCCAGCGAACGGGGATCTGCTGAATTCAACTACAGTGAACTTGTTCAATCTACTCAGGTAAAGACGTGAAATCAGTCAAGGCTACAAGTGATAACACAACAGGCTGGGCCGGTGAACGCGTAGGCAGCTTGAAGTGTAAGCTCTCGAGGCTATGGTGCTGTTGTCAACAAGAGCGATGTTGGCCAACTGTAGCTACAGTATTCTTAGATATGATGTAAGCATGCCAACTTCATGTAGGATATAATATTCGTCTCATTTTGATATGAATGTTTATATTACCGTTATATAAATCATATAATATGGTAATGACACATCTAGTTCCCATCTTGCTGGAGGTAAAACTTTTAAGATTACATTTTAAGCTACTAAGAATCCACTGTTGAACCCATTTTACCTACTCTTATTTCCTGACATGCCTGATTGTCTCTTGAAGGTGAAGAAGCCTCCTGCTCCAGGACGTCCTAAAGACCTGACGCCAGCCCTGGACCCCAACGACCCCATTGCAGACAACgataaggagagaagagaagtagAGGCGCTCGCCAAGAAATTTGAGAGCAAATATGTAGGTCCCTTTACTTTGTGGGGGAAACAAATAGGTCTACACATAGATCAAATAGATTGAATTAGTTTCATTTTCATATTTTCACCTAGTCAACTGTAGTTTTTTGTTTCCTCTAGTCACAGGCCAATACAGGGAAAAAGAAGCGGAAGGACAGAGTGCAGGATCTCATCGACATTGGTTTTGGCTACGATGAGACTGACCCATTCATTGATAACTCTGAGGCTGTAAGTACTGCAAGGCTCTAAGTCTGCTCATATACTGCAGAATCTTTCCTTTGTGAACAGACTTAAGACTCATGTAAACAAGCATCAACATATGCTTTAACATATTTGCACTTTACCCCTAGTTTCAGTGTTTTTACATTTGTTATCCCAATTTTCTTTTTGCTGTCTCTTTCACATGTTTTTCTTACCACCATTGTGCTTTTGTCTTCCTTTTTCATTAACACATTGCATTCTCTCCCATACTTGCTTATTAGTTTCTCTGCTGTTTGTAACCTGTTatgccatggcattgttgaatagtatttcctgattggcttgaagggcattctagagtgtgcattatttccctataatgcACAGCATATCAGCACGGTAGAATTCAATAGCTAcagttcattcttacatgttctatgtttgagctgcaTTTGAAAGCAAAAGTTGAGTTGAGAACTgtattggcattgttgaattagATTTTTATAATAGCAagctgtttgtttggttaccaaggcaacaACTGTAGCTACTATATCAAGTAAACTTGCTACCTACTTCAGTGGGTGCTGACCAAATTTCTAACTGTAAATTTGttcaattatagccatggtataaaagggaaAATCAACTctgaaaataatgcaactccatGGAAGGTTAGTTCCACTCCACTAGCGTGTAGTCGAACACACCTTCCATGTTGtttattattttccagagaatacATAGCCCCTTGTTGATTATCCCTTAGCTACTTTCTTCCCCTCAGTATGATGAGCTGGTGCCAGCCTCCCTCAACACTAAGCTGGGAGGGTTCTACATCAACACTGGCACCCTGCAGTTCAGAGCAGCTTCCGAGTCAGAGGGAGAGGACTTCAAggtgggttacacacacacacacacacacacaccttttcaatATATGAACAAATGTTATTCAGTGTTAAACGCTATTTCTATATCATGTGACAAGCTCAGTTTTTGTTTCTCCTGTCTGTAGAAGTTGAAAGATGGTGAGGAGCGTGTGATAAAGAAGCGAATGAAAAAGCAAGATGGCAGTAACATGGATGAGAAAAAGCCCAGGAAGATCAGGATGCCAAAGCAAGGGTGAGCAATGTTCTACATCTGTTGTCCCACTTCTGAAGTTAACTGATGTATAAGCTCATATGATGTATGAACTTATTGCCCGACTTTGACTTGAGCCGTGTGCTTCATAGTTATGCTATATGTCTATGGCTTGTAACAAGCTCCATGTAGCAACTCAACGGTCCTATGTTATCTTCCAGAGCGTCTGGCCTGAATGTCCACCGGCCAGAGAAGAAGAAAAGGAAGAAGTTAATGAAGGACTCTCTGAATCTGGCCGCCATGCTCCGCCGCTTCACacgggagaaggaggagaaccGCAAGAAGAACCCCGGCCTGCCCCGTGGCCAGCACAATGCCAACAGTGCCCTGCTCAACGCACACCCTAAACCCAACGACATCAGCATGGCCGACCTGGCCAACGACCCTGCCATGATGTCACTGCTGGGCTCAGCCAATAACAACGACATGCTGCAGGACATGATGGGCGACCTAGACTTTGGGCTGCTGGACTCTCCTCAGCCCTCCAGCCCTGCGCAGGGGGAGAACGGTGCTCTGGGTAGGGTCCAGGGCAGGGTCCAGGGGGCACAAGGAGGTCtcctgccccctcctcctctgcctAATGGACTGCCTGCCCCTCTCAGTAAGCGCATTGAGGACCTCCGAGTGGTAAGTGACTGACATCTTCAATCAAATCCAGTTACAGATATATTTCATATTTAGAGATATTTTAGGTCTTCAGTCAGTTTCTTTATTTGATTTGTAGGGTCTAAAAGCCCTCGCTGCTCGTTGAAAACGTTCAAGCACATTACATGGAATGGATAGATTTTTTTTCCTTTAAAAACGAAAAGTGATTGTCACCGTTCTGATATTTCCTTCCATAAAGAGACCTGAGTAACACATGCATTCTCTCAGGGGCACAAGTAGGAGTGAGAAGTAGAGGTTGCTGTGGCAACGAGAGCAGTGATGTTCTTTGAGGGAGATGAGGGGAAAACACGTGCCAACTCTCTCtgacagaacggtgagggtgaagggaaagggCAAGAGGGGAATatcaggaagaggagagaaaggtagaggagtggaggcagggaggagaggaggccaaGAGCGAGCGAGAGGTACTGTAATGAAGGAGGTCAAAAAGAAAAGCTTAGACGACAAGGTGAGGCTTAGAGGAGTGAAAGGGcaggtgattgattgatttgcATTACATTTCAGTGTCCATTTGAGCATACTATGTTTTGTTTTAGAGAATCTCTGAAATTGAATTATTCTCCAACAAACAGGCTTCTCATCAGTTTGATCAAGAGGGCAGGAAAAAGTTCTTCACGCTGGACATGAACAACATCCTACTGGAGTGAGTCTCTGCTCTGAGCTCTTTACAACAGTACAAACCGTCTTTCCTCCCCTGACCATCTCTCTGCATGTGTTAGTCTGTGTTTATCTCAATGTCTAACCCTCTTCCTCTGCGTGTTGGTCAGTATTGAGTTGCAGGTCCAGGAGCAGCCTGCAGCAGTGCGCTCTTCAGTCTACTCCCATCTCGAGGCCTTTGTGCCCTGCAACAAGGAGGCTCTGCTCAAACGCCTAAAGAAACTCAGCCTCAATATCCAGGTATGTGTATGCACTAAAATGTTTGACAttttatgtgtatgtttgtgtgtgcacaTAATATgcctgttcttgtcttctatctAATTGTAGATTGTTTGTTAACGGAGTGTGTGGCGTGAGTGCCATCTGGTGTGCGTGATTGTAAACTTTTCCATCTTCTGTCATCCAGGATGACCGTCTGCGTGCCCCGCTACTGAAGCTGAAGCTGGCTGTGTGCAGCGTGATGCCAGAGCAGATCGCCAGATACAACATGGACTGCATCGCCAAAGTGGCCAAGTAaggccttctctgtctcctttcttCTCCTGCATTCTGTTCGCCTCTTATTTCCTCTCATACCTCCCCTTTTGTCCCTTGCTGTCTATTTTTCTACTCCTCGTCAATATTCTCTCTGGGTTGTGTATTTACAGGCAGCATTCAGAAGGGGGGGAAAAGAACGGgtcagaagaggaggatgaggagaagcCTGGGAAGAGAGTGATGGGACCTCGCAAGAAGTTTGTCTGGGATGAGAAGCTCAGGTGAACTCTCATTTGTGAATGTAACGTCTTACAATTATGTTATATAGGTGTTTTGGTTTAGTGTAGTGATGGGACATTCGACTCCTTTTACTGACTCCGATCTTTTCGACTCGTTCAGTCAAATGAATGAATCTTTCGACTCATTTTGT
Above is a window of Salmo salar chromosome ssa03, Ssal_v3.1, whole genome shotgun sequence DNA encoding:
- the LOC106601331 gene encoding ubinuclein-2 isoform X5, coding for MAEPRKVPFVTISSFNSNAPPSDSKKRRREDEAEISLEEDGGGGSAATRPGGGTGASPFGIVKAGDGDSAETKRVTVRLNLSLPEPSERGSAEFNYSELVQSTQVKKPPAPGRPKDLTPALDPNDPIADNDKERREVEALAKKFESKYSQANTGKKKRKDRVQDLIDIGFGYDETDPFIDNSEALLSSPQYDELVPASLNTKLGGFYINTGTLQFRAASESEGEDFKKLKDGEERVIKKRMKKQDGSNMDEKKPRKIRMPKQGASGLNVHRPEKKKRKKLMKDSLNLAAMLRRFTREKEENRKKNPGLPRGQHNANSALLNAHPKPNDISMADLANDPAMMSLLGSANNNDMLQDMMGDLDFGLLDSPQPSSPAQGENGALGRVQGRVQGAQGGLLPPPPLPNGLPAPLSKRIEDLRVASHQFDQEGRKKFFTLDMNNILLDIELQVQEQPAAVRSSVYSHLEAFVPCNKEALLKRLKKLSLNIQDDRLRAPLLKLKLAVCSVMPEQIARYNMDCIAKVAKQHSEGGEKNGSEEEDEEKPGKRVMGPRKKFVWDEKLRMLLCNLVRVKLGCYELEGQSSQSPEDYLKAFMETEVKPLWPKGWMQGRMLFKESLVVHCHLTGNPAKKKMIPSPKSKPKEGSWVQRSTPSVGATPSPAAPVACRPSQSPAETICLLDSLDEELTAPAQDSISQALALLSNAAKGLVQGDSPPSPDRPKTAPSSLHASPLLQKHKKSTINTPSSNTPLYISTSSSPSSLSRPPTVSPSLSSARVEGLGSMKGGGALAQAHRQSVQSTQRLTGTGLSKANAPGSHSQPKLRPPPNQKGFGSNNTKANSSDTPLSSPSSSFSLSGAQAQQQSNFITPMQATLTKSSHSSTSPIIKLTPRLPNPLTHTTSPSTNPRPQAASSMHQYSSKSPAGFRPPFSGAPGGPAKLVQGSYTPPGGQKTPSQIISSSANTSLTNTSSISKHSGSSPSPTTASANQRQRPAGGTIQGAKPIKSVSTQSVSSQLPQVSSASSSLLGSAPSLPLGFGMLGGLVPVSLPFQFPSLLNLPPLGGTAGSSTGASGSSASNSSAFSLTQNVNQTQGGDVKRKSL
- the LOC106601331 gene encoding ubinuclein-2 isoform X4 is translated as MAEPRKVPFVTISSFNSNAPPSDSKKRRREDEAEISLEEDGGGGSAATRPGGGTGASPFGIVKAGDGDSAETKRVTVRLNLSLPEPSERGSAEFNYSELVQSTQVKKPPAPGRPKDLTPALDPNDPIADNDKERREVEALAKKFESKYSQANTGKKKRKDRVQDLIDIGFGYDETDPFIDNSEALLSSPQYDELVPASLNTKLGGFYINTGTLQFRAASESEGEDFKKLKDGEERVIKKRMKKQDGSNMDEKKPRKIRMPKQGASGLNVHRPEKKKRKKLMKDSLNLAAMLRRFTREKEENRKKNPGLPRGQHNANSALLNAHPKPNDISMADLANDPAMMSLLGSANNNDMLQDMMGDLDFGLLDSPQPSSPAQGENGALGRVQGRVQGAQGGLLPPPPLPNGLPAPLSKRIEDLRVASHQFDQEGRKKFFTLDMNNILLDIELQVQEQPAAVRSSVYSHLEAFVPCNKEALLKRLKKLSLNIQDDRLRAPLLKLKLAVCSVMPEQIARYNMDCIAKVAKQHSEGGEKNGSEEEDEEKPGKRVMGPRKKFVWDEKLRMLLCNLVRVKLGCYELEGQSSQSPEDYLKAFMETEVKPLWPKGWMQGRMLFKESLVVHCHLTGNPAKKKMIPSPKSKPKEGSWVQRSTPSVGATPSPAAPVACRPSQSPAETICLLDSLDEELTAPAQDSISQALALLSNAAKGLVQGDSPPSPDRPKTAPSSLHASPLLQKHKKSTINTPSSNTPLYISTSSSPSSLSRPPTVSPSLSSARVEGLGSMKGGGALAQAHRQSVQSTQRLTGTGLSKANAPGSHSQPKLRPPPNQKGFGSNNTKANSSDTPLSSPSSSFSLSGAQAQQQSNFITPMQATLTKSSHSSTSPIIKLTPRLPNPLTHTTSPSTNPRPQAASSMHQYSSKSPAGFRPPFSGAPGGPAKLVQGSYTPPGGQKTPSQIISSSANTSLTNTSSISKHSGSSPSPTTASANQRQRPAGGTIQGAKPIKSVSTQSVSSQLPQVSSASSSLLGSAPSLPLGFGMLGGLVPVSLPFQFPSLLNLPPLGGTAGSSTGASGSSASNSSAFSLTQKLYSSCPDVNQTQGGDVKRKSL